The genomic segment AAAAAGCGTTTCAGGTAAACACGGTTGTCTTTGTTCTCGTCAAGGACACGCGCACTCGAGGCCAGATCCACCGGGGCCGAGACCGCCACTGCGGCGACGATGTGGGGATGCGCGGGCATTTCGCCGATGCACTTGAGGGTGATGTTGCCGCCCAGGCTGAAACCGACGAGGGCCATCTGGGGGTAGGCATCGGAGGCATGCTCAATGACGCTGCGCAGGTCATTGGACTCGCCGCTGTGGTAGGAGCGCGGCAGGCGATTTTCCACCCCGCCACAGCCTCGGAAATTCCACGCCAGCACATTCCATCCTGCATGCAGCAGGGCCGCACTCATGCTGCGGATGTAGATGGCCTCGGCGGAGCCCTCCAGCCCATGCGAGAGGATGGCCAGGCGCTTGTTCCCTGCATGATACCAGCGCAGGTCCAGGAAATCGCCATCCCTCAGTTCCAGGCGTTCATGCTTGGGCTGCGGCGGGCGGGCACGTGGGAGAAAGACCGGCAACACCGTCTGCACATGGCCGTTACGCAGGAAACGGGGTGCCTGGTAACTGGAGGTGACGACGGGCATGGCAGCAGATCACTTCAGCCACCAGCAGAAGCTGCCGCTGGGCACGGGCAGCACATTCGCTGCGCCGCGCAGTTGCATCTCTCCCTGTTCCAGGCTGCCACCGGAGGAGCCGAACTGCTGGACTAACAAATGATGCAGAGAGATGGGCGTTAGCTCGGGTGTGTGGCAGGAAAGCAGCACGCCCAGGGGTTGATCGGACATCAGTTTGCCGATGAGAGAGAGCAGCGGTGGCAGATCATTTTCAATTTTGAAGATCTCTCCTTTGGCTCCCCGGCCATAACTTGGAGGGTCCAGGATGATGAGGTCGTAACTGCGCTCGCGGCGGTGCTCACGGTCGAGAAACTTGGTCACATCGTCCACGATCCAGCGGATGGGTTTTTCATCCAGGCCATTCAGCGTGGCATTCTTGCGCGCCCAGTCCACCATGCCTTTGGAGGCATCCACATGGCACACTTCCGCGCCACCATGCGCGGCCGCCAGCGTGCTGCCACCGGAGTAGGCAAAGAGGTTCAGCACACGCGGCGCGCGGTTGTGCTTTTTACGGTAGTCGCCACACACCTCGCGGATGCGTTTCCACTG from the Prosthecobacter algae genome contains:
- a CDS encoding YheT family hydrolase, with amino-acid sequence MPVVTSSYQAPRFLRNGHVQTVLPVFLPRARPPQPKHERLELRDGDFLDLRWYHAGNKRLAILSHGLEGSAEAIYIRSMSAALLHAGWNVLAWNFRGCGGVENRLPRSYHSGESNDLRSVIEHASDAYPQMALVGFSLGGNITLKCIGEMPAHPHIVAAVAVSAPVDLASSARVLDENKDNRVYLKRFLNTLVLKMEAKARRFPESFDLRGIRSIRTIKEFDDRFTAPLHGFRDADDYWARASSLPHLTKLRVPSLLLNALNDPLLTRPSFPQELAFHSDLLHLETPNYGGHVGFLDHRLRGWHERRAIEFINACCV
- a CDS encoding class I SAM-dependent methyltransferase; the encoded protein is MNPNGYELLDSGNFQKLERFGEVVLSRPCAQAVWKQTLSTIVWQKATATFFRDGGNQWRGRDRLPGTWDIGVDGTRFQLSSTDFGHLGIFPEQRDQWKRIREVCGDYRKKHNRAPRVLNLFAYSGGSTLAAAHGGAEVCHVDASKGMVDWARKNATLNGLDEKPIRWIVDDVTKFLDREHRRERSYDLIILDPPSYGRGAKGEIFKIENDLPPLLSLIGKLMSDQPLGVLLSCHTPELTPISLHHLLVQQFGSSGGSLEQGEMQLRGAANVLPVPSGSFCWWLK